One segment of Mycoplasma sp. E35C DNA contains the following:
- a CDS encoding phosphotransferase: MNSEQSQDVALQFFIEHTAYSRRDIVSITQIHNGFTNLSFLIITSDDQKYQVRFARNNELVSRTNEYNVIKALNIDLFIYFDQDTGDCIKKWIPGKEVDYFDRLRLDNLAIAIKKIHQVDLNNLNILPIDWFKGIENAKLSTRHKKLYVELINKYKDLPTTLTHSDLNAHNMLVDQFNQIHLIDYEWSRINTPYFDLANMARESLNLDQAYYLLHAYGGLDQKVFEDFLIITCLFALIWTYNMKQTDKIIAYRKMVQTRLDEYLRLFTTH, encoded by the coding sequence ATGAATAGTGAACAAAGCCAAGATGTCGCCTTGCAGTTCTTCATAGAACACACAGCTTACTCGCGGCGTGATATAGTTAGCATCACTCAAATCCATAACGGGTTTACCAACTTGTCTTTTTTGATCATAACTAGTGATGATCAAAAATACCAAGTGCGGTTTGCTAGAAACAATGAATTAGTTTCTAGAACTAATGAATACAATGTGATCAAAGCGCTGAATATTGACTTATTCATCTACTTTGATCAAGACACTGGTGATTGCATTAAAAAATGAATTCCAGGTAAAGAAGTTGATTATTTTGATCGACTTCGGCTTGATAATTTAGCAATAGCAATCAAAAAGATCCACCAAGTCGATCTTAATAATCTAAACATCCTACCAATTGACTGGTTTAAGGGAATTGAGAATGCTAAATTATCAACCCGACATAAAAAGCTTTATGTCGAATTGATAAATAAGTATAAAGATCTACCAACAACTTTAACCCATTCAGATCTAAATGCCCACAATATGTTGGTAGATCAGTTTAATCAGATTCATCTGATTGACTATGAATGGTCAAGGATTAACACGCCATACTTTGATTTAGCAAACATGGCGCGAGAATCACTAAACTTAGATCAAGCTTACTATTTGCTTCATGCTTATGGTGGGTTGGATCAAAAAGTCTTTGAGGACTTTTTGATCATCACTTGTTTGTTTGCACTCATCTGAACTTACAATATGAAACAAACAGATAAAATCATTGCTTATCGCAAGATGGTGCAAACGCGTCTAGACGAGTATCTAAGATTGTTCACTACCCATTAG